A stretch of Sphingomonas sp. JUb134 DNA encodes these proteins:
- the argJ gene encoding bifunctional glutamate N-acetyltransferase/amino-acid acetyltransferase ArgJ: MANTRSPLAPAAFPVLPPIAGVTPRVARARYKAWDRCDLTFVTLEAGTSVAGVLTQSRCPSPEVEWCRKALVLGQARALVVNAGNSNAFTGHRGREAVEAVAARAAAHLGCQPSDVFVASTGVIGVPLPIDKAEAGLDAAFVAEPCSWEAAAETIMTTDTFAKAATATAIVGGRTVTLVGIVKGSGMIAPDMATMLGFVFTDAAVDPAFLQSALSAANTKSFSCITVDGDTSTSDTVLAFATGQAGNTPLVDADSDGADAFAAALFDVCLSLAQQVVRDGEGASKFIQVDVEGAESDRSAHRIAMSIANSPLVKTAIAGEDANWGRVVMAVGKAGEPAERDRLSIRFGTTQVARDGLAVTGYDEAPVAEHLKGQTVEIGVDLGLGEGRATVWTCDLTHGYISINADYRS; this comes from the coding sequence ATGGCCAACACCCGCTCCCCCCTCGCCCCCGCCGCCTTCCCCGTCCTGCCGCCGATCGCGGGTGTGACCCCGCGCGTCGCCCGCGCGCGCTACAAGGCATGGGATCGCTGCGACCTCACCTTCGTCACGCTGGAAGCCGGCACCTCCGTCGCCGGTGTGCTGACGCAGAGCCGCTGCCCGTCGCCCGAGGTCGAGTGGTGCCGCAAGGCGCTGGTGCTGGGCCAGGCACGCGCGCTGGTGGTGAATGCGGGCAACTCCAACGCCTTCACCGGACATCGTGGCCGTGAGGCGGTGGAGGCCGTCGCCGCCCGCGCCGCCGCGCACCTCGGCTGCCAGCCCTCGGACGTGTTCGTCGCCTCCACCGGCGTGATCGGCGTGCCGCTGCCGATCGACAAGGCCGAGGCCGGGCTCGACGCCGCCTTCGTGGCCGAACCGTGCAGCTGGGAAGCCGCGGCCGAGACGATCATGACCACCGACACCTTTGCCAAGGCCGCGACCGCCACCGCGATCGTCGGCGGCCGCACGGTGACGCTGGTCGGCATCGTCAAGGGTTCGGGCATGATCGCGCCGGACATGGCGACCATGCTGGGCTTCGTCTTCACCGACGCGGCGGTCGATCCGGCCTTCCTCCAGTCGGCGCTTTCGGCGGCCAACACCAAGAGCTTCTCGTGCATCACGGTCGATGGCGACACCTCGACCAGCGACACGGTGCTGGCGTTCGCGACCGGCCAGGCCGGCAACACGCCGCTGGTGGATGCCGACAGCGACGGCGCCGATGCATTCGCCGCCGCCCTCTTCGACGTCTGCCTGAGCCTCGCGCAGCAGGTCGTGCGCGACGGTGAGGGCGCGTCGAAGTTCATTCAGGTCGATGTGGAGGGCGCCGAGAGCGACCGCAGCGCCCATCGCATTGCGATGAGCATCGCCAACTCGCCGCTGGTGAAGACCGCGATCGCCGGCGAGGACGCGAACTGGGGCCGCGTCGTCATGGCGGTCGGCAAGGCTGGCGAGCCGGCCGAGCGTGACAGGCTCTCGATCCGCTTCGGCACCACGCAGGTGGCGCGCGATGGCCTTGCCGTCACCGGCTACGACGAGGCGCCGGTCGCCGAGCACCTGAAGGGGCAGACGGTCGAGATCGGCGTCGACCTGGGCCTCGGCGAGGGCCGGGCGACGGTTTGGACCTGCGACCTCACCCACGGCTATATCTCGATCAACGCCGACTATCGGAGCTGA
- a CDS encoding inositol monophosphatase family protein: protein MTDARHTAVCTLLREVAAAVVLPRFRHLDAADIEEKAKDDLVTIADREAEVELARGLAGIDPEARIVGEEACAADPTLLDTVGSGRVWLIDPVDGTNNFAAGKTPFGMMIALVEDGVPQAGWLYDPVADRMCHAVRGGGAFIDGEPVTARATGAAEPVAALATYFMSDEDRAALADRVAGKLTLVEIPRCAAEQYPRLVLGENDLALFQRTLPWDHAAGVLFLEEAGGRVARADGSPYRVGDNRRGMLSAASPELWEQAAPLIFG, encoded by the coding sequence ATGACCGACGCCCGCCACACCGCCGTCTGCACATTGCTGCGCGAGGTGGCGGCGGCGGTCGTCCTGCCGCGCTTCCGCCACCTCGACGCCGCCGACATCGAGGAAAAGGCAAAGGACGACCTGGTCACCATCGCCGATCGCGAGGCGGAGGTGGAGCTTGCCCGCGGGCTCGCCGGAATCGATCCGGAAGCGCGGATCGTGGGCGAAGAGGCGTGCGCGGCAGACCCGACGCTGCTCGACACGGTGGGCAGCGGCCGCGTGTGGCTGATCGACCCCGTCGACGGCACCAACAATTTCGCGGCCGGCAAGACGCCGTTCGGGATGATGATCGCGCTGGTGGAAGACGGCGTCCCGCAGGCCGGCTGGCTCTACGATCCGGTGGCGGACCGCATGTGCCATGCGGTTCGCGGTGGCGGCGCCTTCATCGACGGAGAACCGGTGACCGCGCGAGCGACGGGTGCGGCCGAGCCGGTCGCGGCGCTGGCGACCTACTTCATGTCGGACGAGGATCGCGCCGCGCTGGCCGATCGCGTCGCCGGCAAGCTCACGCTGGTCGAGATCCCGCGCTGTGCCGCCGAGCAATATCCGCGATTGGTGCTCGGCGAGAACGACCTGGCCCTGTTCCAGCGCACCCTGCCCTGGGACCACGCGGCGGGCGTCCTCTTCCTGGAGGAAGCCGGCGGGCGCGTCGCGCGCGCAGATGGCTCACCGTATCGCGTCGGCGACAATCGCCGGGGCATGCTCAGCGCCGCCTCGCCGGAGCTATGGGAACAGGCCGCGCCGCTGATATTCGGATAA
- the trxA gene encoding thioredoxin TrxA produces the protein MATKAITDSSFQADVLDAGKPVLVDFWAEWCGPCKMIGPSLEEISEELGEEVTIAKLNIDENPDAPGKYGVRGIPTMILFKNGQPTATKVGAAPKGQIKGWLQGEL, from the coding sequence ATGGCGACCAAGGCGATCACCGATAGCAGCTTCCAGGCCGACGTCCTCGATGCGGGCAAGCCGGTGCTGGTGGACTTCTGGGCAGAATGGTGCGGCCCGTGCAAGATGATCGGCCCGTCGCTGGAGGAAATCTCCGAGGAACTCGGCGAGGAAGTGACCATCGCCAAGCTCAACATCGACGAGAATCCCGACGCGCCGGGCAAGTACGGCGTGCGCGGCATCCCGACGATGATCCTGTTCAAGAACGGCCAGCCCACCGCCACCAAGGTCGGCGCGGCGCCCAAGGGCCAGATCAAGGGCTGGCTTCAGGGCGAGCTCTAA